Within Vicia villosa cultivar HV-30 ecotype Madison, WI linkage group LG1, Vvil1.0, whole genome shotgun sequence, the genomic segment ccaccaattactgttgaggctctgtacatacttcttcaatggcctccactccatccaggttaggctttacaagctttccatttacagtctttatttaaattactgtcaaatataaactgtgcatatatattagtttagaactacgtttgagtataaaccctaggacagttaaactatatatatattataggaatatgacctaggattgagaatgtcttcccggtgaaggctctttcctaattagagatctgtagttcaaaacccccaagatgaattattcccggtgaaacatcttggtaaaaaccttagaatccaaaaaataggacacatccacccaaagaggaattattcccggtgaaacctcttacccatttgcttagagccaaaataagttcaaaactacatagctttctcttgtgctataacaaggaccctcgattagcctcctcttgggctttgtacaaggacccacaggcttcttaaaagcatttccagcttcctcttgagcttgtatacaaggacccatcaggtttcttacaaacataggaacaggtctttagtcaccttttaacataccctggtgagtttcttccaatttaaaccagactttaaacaagctgagtttgtctcaattttacattgagtacaccttttggaatgagagacatggacagtctctgtcacccttatcttcatcaatcttccttagcagagtctaggatccatgtttgcttatcctcagtcagagtcagccttcatcttgggctttaaacaagaagtctccattagataatctttctgcgaatcatcttaataaaaacccctggaaagggttagcctccaaatcatttctttcatcttaataaaaacccctggaaagggttagcctccaaatcatttctttcatcttaataaaaacccctggaaagggttagcctccaaatcatttctttcatcttaataaaaacccctggaaagggttagcctccaaatcatttctttcatcttaataaaaacccctggaaagggttagcctccaaatcatttctttcatcttaataaaaacccctggaaagggttagcctccaaaatcacttcttcaaaaacaaagattcatttctcttaggagataatttccccaaaagagtcaaaacccctggaaagggtcagcctccaaaaaacatgacaaaaatcagtcttttaacagacaattttaccagctgagtcaaaatccctggaaagggttagcttccaaaaacaatcagtcttttaataaataaatccttcaatagagtcaaaatccaacaaaaacagttagcctcaaccttgggcttcatacaaggcaccaaaacaataaaactcccctgttaatagttagcctcaacctcgggcattgtacaaggcagataatagagtctcccctagtgagtccttcattgttcagtagccacaaccttgggctttgtacaaggcagataaaccatatgtcgtgtgtcaaagattcctaacatctaggatcttttcccatagagtcatccatactcagtttatttaaaagtccgccacaaccttgggcttcatacaaggcagaaaataatatttcccctagttagagtcagcctcaattctgggctttgtacagaacaccaaataaaacccatcaaaatagattttccctaagtagagtcagcctcaattctgggctttgtacagaacataaaaatcccttgtaaattaatccccagtggagttttctcccagaatcataataataatcaatcaataaaaaagcctcaagcttgggcctcatacaagccagctaaaaataaaatcttttatacagtagatagacatagcttatctctatagagagatctttcctctatctcaccacattcaaacaaacaaacattacatttcattttaatcaagtctcccatttaggattttgaaaggcatgagctggcagtaaaacccagacatgtggtaactttccctaatttggatgagcatctttctttcatttaagaggcatttgactggtatacttgcacatacacaagtaaggtccccctcttgaatgaaatgaattcagttattctgtcactcttttaatgtttgtggtggaatagtagaaatacctctctataaagatgacttcatgtctctttactgtaaacagagatttaattcaagcttcaaccttgagcttcaagcaaggcacccaaaaataattaatccctaattagttccccgaactacattaagctctgacttccattagggatatgtaggcatgaggttcacaaggaatctcagcgagctaataaaataccaaaaatagtcagtctgtctgtctttcttttattcaattcaattccttctcctaatacaaaggagaaactttcccaataatcattagcagcacaaacacattttagacacagagaaggttcttgtagagtactacagatatgtagggtgtttaaacacttccctatgtataaccgacctcccggactccagaatttctagtctaggtgaatccccacacttagcaaactcctagggtttagttgagatcttttttcccctttcctactcgtaggacaaataagaaagttcgtgtgatatcgtaggaagaactgaaataaaattcatcccaccacgggcgcattctccttccaaatttcgcgtgaagggtctagcgtgccgtcctcccaagtgaaacggggaggtaaaaaaacgacaaccacacatacatgtaataaattaatgtgttaggaccattatttaattagccaaattaaagtgatctatttaatgtaaggtttatggctaaggatgtaattgtcatgaaaaatattgtgtagataccaaaagtcttatttctatttttgtgatgggtaaaattggaataagaaaacttgaataatcatgacccttcatggaagggcatgagattctaaacttgaataaacatgactcttcatgaaagggcatgtgattcttataaataaggggttatggtccccaattgtagacactagaaaaatatcatagaatatttattctctttatccCATTGAAAGAGAAACTAAGGAAGGTCATTATCCTATCAAGATTATTGTCTTCTCATTAAAATTTCATGGATCATGAAGGTACGTTTCCGCTTCTATTTCATCATGAATTAAGTATGGGTTCATAAAGTcttgattaattagaaaatttCCAACAGATCATTCTaaaattttgataaatatttgtgaattttataaaaaaatgagttATTTTTTGAATTTAGCTCAATAAATATTAAATCGACCAAACTCACAAGATTTATCCGCAAAACCGATTTAATCGAGTCCATCAAAAATCATAGTTTCATCGCTCGAAATTGAGAAATAAAACCGTACTTTATGTGGAATTTATGTTTTGGACTCGATATCGACTCGATCAATTGTTGAATTCTAAATAACATTATATAAGGTGTGTCCGATTGCTGAATCCTAAAAAACATTATATAAGGTGTGCCCAAAGGATAACTATGTGAcataagtatttttaaatttttatagtgCCTATGAGAAActtgattatatttaaaatatggtCCAATTCTAGAAAATATGTGATCTATAATTGTTCTATGTTTTTTTTCaagtaaaattttaatttatttttgaaaacataCATATTtgcttaaataatatttaaaatactaattttaatctagtaatttttaattattataatttatgtaGAATTTCTGAGTTTAGTTACCATTTTTACagtaagtaaataaaaaaaaaatgatgaatatgTACAAAAGGAGAAAAACTTGCATGGATACAAACATAAATCATGAgtgttaggaacaaccaataagaaaagagaaaattttaaatttatttaaaatttaatttcttttttaattggattcatggggtggttgtgattgagtaggagagagaaaaaatatttttattttttaaaattaataaaaaattgtgattggTTGTTTGTATAACCACCTGTTAGGAAAAAACTTGCATGAACACAAACATAACAACTGGTTTTACAAACAACCAAtcacaaatttttattaattaaaaagcaaaaatatttttttctctctcctactcaatcacaaccaccccatgaatctaattaaaaaagaagttaaattttaaataaatttaaaaatctctcttttcttattggttgttcctaacacTTGTGATTTATGTGCGTATCCATGCAAGTTTTTCTCATGTTTGTGCTCATGCAAGTATTTTTCGTACAGAAGATATATTtagtgttattttaatttatctttagttttcttttaaaaaaaaaaaactaaaagtcaTTTGTTTTCGAGACCTTAAACAGGCATCTAAAGTAAAATCCAAATCCAGCTTTTGGCGTTCTGTCAAATGGACCCTTTGTTGTCAGTGATCTGTTGTGCACTCTCCAACAACAGCGTGTTATTCATTTCTTCTTCTATGGAGTACATAGCATCTTCTAAGAAGAAACACAACACATTACATAACATGCATGTCATCAGGAAGCATCGTGTGTGAAAAATATCCTGCCGCCAAAAGGATCCCACAATACATTAACCTTATACTTGTCTGAGTTGTCTCTTTCCTTAACTTGCATGTGCCAATCAATGACAATGACCCATGTGTCAGATTTCAAAATCTTGCACTTGCTTTCTCAGAATCTCGATTTGGAGTTGATGGTTGGTGGCACCACCAAATCGTGAAAGTGATAGAGAGTTGTCTAAGATCCAAACAAGCAGTGATGACATTAATAAAATACAGTATGGCTATAATTACAGTAGAGTACAATATGAACTTAAGCCAACAAAAGATAGAGCATATGGTTGATAAGCAGTTAAGCACAACCCTGCAGTAATATaatgttaatttattattattataaacaagCACTGGTAATAAATTGTTCTCAAAGACTACATAAATAACAGATTAAGAGTCTTCagatttctttttcattttcattttcttcttcctcGCTGCAGATTTTCGCATATTCATTCTCTCAAGATAATTTGAAACTTTCTTCTGAGACTTGACTTTTGAGCTatccacaacattgattttttCTGGTCTTTTAGGTTTATATACTTCTGTTATTGAAGGATCTAAAACATCTCTAGAGCACTGAAGAGTTATGCCCATACATGCGGCTTCATCCCAAAGTtgttttcctttttcaaaatcCCCTCCTCTACAAAGCTTTGGAATGAGCACATCATAAACTGGTCCATAACCTCCCATTGAGCTTACCTTCATTTTCTCAAACAACTCAAGAGCATGATTTACCCTTTCAACGCCACAGAGAATACCAATCAAACTGTAGTAAAACTTATGGTTTGGTACTAAGcctttttcaatcatttgatcCACTATCTCTTTCCCTTTACCAAATCTACCACTCAGAAACAAAACCCTTGCCACCAGATAATAGGAGACCCAATCCGGACCAACGCCCGATTTGTCCATTGCTTCAAGTATTTGACAAGATTCCTTAACTCTTCTAGTCTTCCCCAAACAAGAAAGCAAGATGTTGTAACTGATAGTAGTCGGCAAAACCTTATAAGACCTCATCTCCATCATCACATTTAAAGCTTCAGGCACAAGTCCAGAAGGATTATGTCTAAGATTCCTCTCACAAAGGCACCTGAGGAATGTGTTGTAGCAAACTAAATCCGGGACAACCCCGTTTGATTTCATCTCTTGAATAACTCTCCTAGATTCCTTCACATTCCTCTGCACAGACCAACCATAAAGAATACTTCTATAAACGCAAGGTAGCACCCCTTTAATCTTGTCTTTGTGATGCCAAACTACACCTTCAGCCCTCTTAGCATGCCCTTTAGAGCAAAGGGCATTAATAATAGCAGTAACCGTGAATTTGTCAATAAGACACTTATACTTGTCTAAGTTCTTGAAAATACCCAATGCTTCATCTTCTTTTCCGAGTTTAACAAAACTCTCAGCTACAGGACCAAAAGTTTGAGCGTCCAAGACTCTACCCTCCTTCTTAAAATCTCCAAGCAAGATGTCCATTGCTGTATAGTCCTTCTTTTCGGCAAAAACTCTAAGAGCATAATTATAATCTTTATCTTCTAAATCATATCTCAAATTCTTATTGGACCATAAGAAGAACCTAAGCAGTCTTCTAGTGTGTGCCTCGTGTTTAATGGAATCAATAACTTGAGCTACAAGAGGGGAAGTTAAAGAACCCTTAAAGTTATTTAGACTTAACTCTAGATCATCTAGTCCACCAACAGTGCTGGTGACAACGTTGCAGAGGTCTTGCAATTCGGGTGGTGTAGATAGTGGCTGCAATATGGAATAGTTGGACACTGAAAGTAATTGGAACTTGAGGGTAGTCGTAGTTTGAAGGTAACAGCGTCTCAAAGCTGAGTTGAGCAAGACATGCATGTTGAATTTCATTTGGGAAATTCATCAAACATGTTATGTGCATCAACTGTAATTCAAAACTTTGATAATATGGTACAGAGGCAGTCCATGGTAGACTACTAACGGCAGTGGCAGCGACAGCTGCATGGAGGGCGCGTCTGTGTTGCAGAGTGGCGGGGAATTGGTGACGAACcctccaattttttttcttcaaattttcaagtTTTGGATTTGTAGCGCAGTGATAGAAATTCGGTGACTAAAGCTCGTTTTGGTTGCACTGTGTTAAAAGCAATTTTATTCTAAATTCACATATTGGATTTGGGTTCAAATCCAAATGACTATTTGATAGATTTAATATTAAaatggtttaaatgcatttttgttcttcttattttgatatgtttttaaaaagttttttttatccCTAAactttatattatttcaaatttgatatgtttttaaaaaattacttttttatcCTAAACTTTATATTATTTCTGATAtgtttttaaaaagttttttttatccCTAAactttatattatttcaaatttgatatgtttttaaaaaattacttttttatcctaaactttatattattttgaatttggTTGTCACATCAATTTTGTATATGTGGTATTGATGATtgagataaaa encodes:
- the LOC131635076 gene encoding pentatricopeptide repeat-containing protein At5g61370, mitochondrial, whose product is MKFNMHVLLNSALRRCYLQTTTTLKFQLLSVSNYSILQPLSTPPELQDLCNVVTSTVGGLDDLELSLNNFKGSLTSPLVAQVIDSIKHEAHTRRLLRFFLWSNKNLRYDLEDKDYNYALRVFAEKKDYTAMDILLGDFKKEGRVLDAQTFGPVAESFVKLGKEDEALGIFKNLDKYKCLIDKFTVTAIINALCSKGHAKRAEGVVWHHKDKIKGVLPCVYRSILYGWSVQRNVKESRRVIQEMKSNGVVPDLVCYNTFLRCLCERNLRHNPSGLVPEALNVMMEMRSYKVLPTTISYNILLSCLGKTRRVKESCQILEAMDKSGVGPDWVSYYLVARVLFLSGRFGKGKEIVDQMIEKGLVPNHKFYYSLIGILCGVERVNHALELFEKMKVSSMGGYGPVYDVLIPKLCRGGDFEKGKQLWDEAACMGITLQCSRDVLDPSITEVYKPKRPEKINVVDSSKVKSQKKVSNYLERMNMRKSAARKKKMKMKKKSEDS